In Streptomyces sp. NBC_00306, a single genomic region encodes these proteins:
- a CDS encoding S8 family peptidase, which translates to MGSTARARTAALAAVVAGALVTGAVSAGGQTAQAAGSAAQEGTKARAKAKPPATVTLISGDRVDVGPDGKVVRLVRGKGREGIGFSVRRADGHTYVVPQDALRLVADGVLDRRLFDVARLAGDGYDDAHRTTLPLIVGYRQDGDGARAGSGDPFAGVAVRERRALPAVGGEAFETPKSGAPTLWAAVTGRSAARTSGGSAARPVAHVWLDAKVRGSLAESVPHIGAPAMWKSGWTGKGVKVAVLDSGVDQTHPDLQGVEVAQKNFTESPVNDDRYGHGTHVASTIAGSGAKSGGRNKGVAPDAKLLDGKVLGDDGFGDISGIVAGMQWAVDQGAQVVNMSLGSPDTPGVDPMEAAIARLSGKALFVVAAGNSGEGRRTIWSPGSAPTALTVGAVDKQDQLADFSSRGPNLDGTPKPDITGPGVDITAALTTQSEEPSGEDYISQSGTSMASPHVAGAAALVLQQHPGWTGPRLKSLLTGSAKPNPVLNAYQQGAGRVDLERAATAAVVSEPGSLDFGLHAWPHADDKPVSKTVTYRNHGAQAVTLRLSVSGVDPSGGPAPAGMFTVKDAQLTVPAGGTAATTVTVDTRKGTADGVFGGTVLASGDGQQVRTGLVAEREVESYDVTVRHIDADGANPATYMTTINLVDGRGEFVELPYSANGTVVQRLPKGRYQLASLVFAKDNELGFFVQPVLNVTGKVAVTLDSRKAKPFAVKAMDPAAKLVTSIVGYYDQAVGVGNSWSTNGVPPIRTAALGPESPTMRAQFNGVWKTPGKNVDHRLAFNRKGSFFTGLTRNLTRADVAEVKLGFGASVTGAKGQVHITPLDELGTSIGIAEPQEQKLPQATTHYLSAAGVRWAWTATQLNARSEPRMIYSKPAVAYKPGSSHTLNFNTGVVGPDLAAGTPGEQGAERTGDYIGARIPLFNDGHGNLGSSTVTSGSAKLESGGRVLAEGPATDWLGADVPAASAPYRLTVEASRSTEDTSTSTKVAGVWTFTSARPAADSTARLPLSTVRFTPMLSLSGTARAGSALAVPLKLSGAAAAAGQVAALTVKVSFDGGLTWKALTVTTDAKGARSVIVKHPAAAKAVSFQVDLKDKGGNTVRETITNAYRLAP; encoded by the coding sequence GTGGGATCCACAGCACGTGCGAGAACGGCGGCACTGGCCGCCGTGGTGGCCGGGGCGCTGGTCACGGGGGCCGTTTCGGCGGGCGGGCAGACGGCGCAGGCCGCCGGCTCCGCCGCGCAGGAGGGGACGAAAGCCCGGGCGAAGGCGAAGCCACCGGCCACGGTCACGCTGATCAGCGGCGACCGCGTGGACGTCGGGCCGGACGGAAAGGTGGTTCGGCTCGTGCGCGGCAAGGGCCGTGAGGGGATCGGCTTCTCGGTGCGGCGCGCGGACGGGCACACGTACGTCGTCCCGCAGGACGCCCTGCGCCTGGTCGCCGACGGCGTGCTCGACCGGCGGCTGTTCGACGTCGCGCGGTTGGCCGGGGACGGGTACGACGACGCGCACCGGACCACGCTGCCGCTGATCGTCGGCTACCGGCAGGACGGCGACGGAGCAAGGGCCGGCTCCGGTGACCCGTTCGCGGGCGTGGCCGTCCGGGAACGGCGTGCACTGCCCGCGGTCGGCGGCGAGGCCTTCGAGACGCCCAAGTCCGGTGCGCCGACGTTGTGGGCGGCCGTCACCGGTCGCTCCGCGGCCCGTACGTCGGGCGGTTCGGCCGCGCGGCCCGTCGCCCATGTGTGGCTGGACGCGAAGGTCCGGGGCTCCCTGGCCGAGAGCGTGCCGCACATCGGTGCGCCCGCCATGTGGAAGTCGGGCTGGACCGGCAAGGGCGTCAAGGTGGCGGTCCTGGACAGCGGCGTGGACCAGACCCACCCGGATCTCCAGGGCGTCGAGGTGGCACAGAAGAACTTCACCGAGTCCCCCGTCAACGACGACCGCTACGGGCACGGCACGCATGTGGCCTCCACCATCGCCGGAAGCGGGGCGAAGTCCGGCGGCCGCAACAAGGGCGTGGCTCCCGACGCGAAGCTGCTGGACGGCAAGGTCCTGGGCGATGACGGCTTCGGCGACATCTCCGGCATCGTCGCCGGCATGCAGTGGGCCGTCGACCAGGGCGCGCAGGTCGTCAACATGAGCCTGGGCTCCCCCGACACCCCGGGGGTCGACCCGATGGAGGCGGCCATCGCCCGGCTCTCCGGCAAGGCCCTGTTCGTGGTGGCCGCGGGCAACTCGGGCGAAGGGCGCCGCACGATCTGGTCGCCCGGCAGCGCGCCCACGGCGCTCACCGTCGGCGCCGTGGACAAGCAGGACCAGCTTGCCGACTTCTCCAGCCGCGGTCCGAACCTCGACGGCACGCCCAAGCCGGACATCACCGGCCCCGGCGTGGACATCACCGCGGCCCTGACCACGCAGAGCGAGGAGCCCTCGGGCGAGGACTACATCTCGCAGTCCGGCACGTCGATGGCCTCCCCGCACGTCGCGGGCGCCGCCGCCCTGGTGCTCCAGCAGCACCCGGGCTGGACCGGACCACGGCTGAAGTCGCTCCTGACCGGCTCCGCCAAGCCCAACCCGGTGCTGAACGCCTACCAGCAGGGCGCCGGCCGGGTGGACCTGGAGCGCGCCGCCACCGCCGCCGTCGTCTCCGAGCCCGGCTCCCTGGACTTCGGTCTGCACGCCTGGCCGCACGCCGACGACAAGCCGGTTTCCAAGACCGTCACCTACCGCAACCACGGCGCCCAGGCGGTCACTCTGCGGCTGAGCGTCTCCGGGGTCGACCCGTCGGGCGGCCCCGCGCCGGCCGGCATGTTCACCGTCAAGGACGCCCAGCTCACCGTTCCGGCCGGCGGCACCGCGGCGACCACCGTCACCGTCGACACCCGCAAGGGCACCGCCGACGGCGTCTTCGGCGGGACCGTGCTGGCATCGGGAGACGGCCAGCAGGTACGCACCGGTCTGGTGGCCGAGCGGGAGGTGGAGTCGTACGACGTCACCGTGCGGCACATCGATGCCGACGGCGCGAACCCGGCCACGTACATGACGACGATCAACCTGGTCGACGGACGCGGCGAGTTCGTGGAACTGCCGTACAGCGCGAACGGCACGGTGGTCCAGCGGCTGCCCAAGGGCAGGTACCAGCTGGCGAGCCTGGTCTTCGCCAAGGACAACGAACTGGGCTTCTTCGTCCAGCCGGTGCTGAACGTGACCGGCAAGGTCGCGGTCACTCTCGACTCCCGCAAGGCGAAGCCGTTCGCCGTGAAGGCCATGGACCCTGCCGCGAAGCTCGTCACCTCCATCGTCGGTTACTACGACCAGGCCGTCGGCGTGGGCAACTCCTGGTCCACCAACGGGGTACCGCCGATCCGCACCGCCGCCCTCGGCCCGGAATCCCCGACGATGCGGGCCCAGTTCAACGGCGTGTGGAAGACGCCCGGCAAGAACGTCGACCACCGGCTCGCCTTCAACCGCAAGGGGAGCTTCTTCACCGGCCTGACCCGCAACCTCACCCGGGCCGATGTCGCCGAGGTGAAGCTCGGCTTCGGCGCCTCCGTCACCGGGGCCAAGGGCCAGGTCCACATCACGCCGCTGGACGAACTCGGGACGAGCATCGGCATCGCGGAACCGCAGGAGCAGAAGCTGCCGCAGGCCACCACGCACTACCTGAGCGCGGCCGGCGTGCGCTGGGCCTGGACGGCCACCCAGCTCAACGCCCGCAGCGAGCCGCGCATGATCTACTCGAAGCCGGCGGTGGCCTACAAGCCGGGCTCCAGCCACACGCTGAACTTCAACACCGGTGTGGTCGGCCCCGATCTCGCGGCGGGAACTCCGGGGGAGCAGGGCGCCGAGCGGACCGGCGACTACATCGGCGCCAGGATCCCACTGTTCAACGACGGCCACGGCAACCTGGGTTCATCGACCGTCACCAGTGGCTCCGCGAAGCTGGAATCCGGCGGACGGGTCCTCGCCGAGGGCCCGGCCACGGACTGGCTGGGCGCCGACGTTCCCGCCGCCTCCGCCCCGTACCGCCTGACGGTCGAGGCGAGCCGCTCCACCGAGGACACGTCCACCAGCACGAAGGTGGCAGGGGTGTGGACGTTCACCTCGGCCCGGCCGGCGGCGGACAGCACGGCCAGGCTGCCGCTGTCGACGGTGCGGTTCACGCCGATGCTGAGTCTCAGCGGCACGGCTCGGGCGGGCAGCGCGCTGGCGGTGCCGCTGAAGCTGAGCGGCGCGGCCGCCGCGGCCGGGCAGGTCGCCGCGCTGACCGTGAAGGTCTCCTTCGACGGCGGCCTGACCTGGAAGGCGCTCACCGTGACAACCGACGCGAAGGGGGCACGCTCGGTGATCGTGAAGCACCCCGCGGCCGCCAAGGCCGTGTCCTTCCAGGTGGACCTGAAGGACAAGGGCGGCAACACCGTGCGCGAGACGATCACGAACGCCTACCGCCTCGCTCCGTGA
- a CDS encoding VOC family protein, whose translation MSTADVSSEAGRVSRAQGIDMMLEVVLVPVSDLARATEFYLRLGWRRDDNTPPGVEQFTPPGSGCSVVFGEGLTTAAPGSAGGFLVVPDIEAAREALVADGIDVGEIFHVTPGGPVPGRDPDGGSYVTRAFFSDPDGNSWMLQEITTRLPGRLG comes from the coding sequence ATGAGTACGGCGGATGTGTCCAGCGAAGCCGGCAGGGTCTCGCGTGCCCAGGGCATCGACATGATGCTCGAGGTGGTCCTTGTCCCGGTGTCGGATCTCGCGCGCGCCACGGAGTTCTATCTCCGCCTCGGGTGGAGGCGGGACGACAACACGCCGCCCGGAGTGGAGCAGTTCACCCCTCCCGGCTCCGGGTGCTCGGTGGTGTTCGGCGAGGGCCTGACGACGGCAGCGCCCGGTTCGGCCGGCGGTTTCCTGGTCGTCCCGGACATCGAAGCGGCACGGGAGGCGCTGGTCGCCGACGGTATCGACGTGGGCGAGATCTTCCATGTCACCCCGGGCGGCCCGGTCCCGGGCCGTGACCCCGATGGCGGCAGCTACGTCACGAGGGCGTTCTTCAGTGATCCCGACGGCAACAGCTGGATGCTGCAAGAGATCACGACCCGCCTTCCCGGCCGCCTCGGATGA
- a CDS encoding GOLPH3/VPS74 family protein: MTTPRDLLIVAMDVEGTRDVGPGDLSLALAGAELIELLKTPTIRLDAGRIVPGHLPLPADPLLVEAAAVLMMDEPYELVGDWLWRRGDSLAEAYMAAFEADGLVVRQGSRPFRGGQRVLVDSPLRRGAMERWESGEPVLRSLAESLGIQHGGAEPSEIDDYAVAMVLGAVNDALLELEGERQKRGIEQAAFDNVWRGF, translated from the coding sequence ATGACCACCCCGCGGGATCTGCTGATCGTCGCCATGGACGTCGAGGGCACCCGCGACGTCGGACCAGGTGACCTGTCGCTCGCGCTCGCCGGAGCCGAGTTGATCGAGCTGCTGAAGACACCGACCATCCGCTTGGACGCCGGTCGAATCGTGCCGGGGCATCTCCCGCTGCCGGCGGATCCGCTCCTGGTGGAGGCCGCCGCTGTCCTCATGATGGACGAGCCCTACGAGTTGGTCGGCGACTGGCTGTGGCGCAGAGGTGACTCTCTGGCCGAGGCGTACATGGCCGCCTTCGAGGCCGACGGGCTGGTCGTGCGGCAGGGCAGCCGGCCCTTCCGCGGCGGGCAGAGGGTCCTGGTCGATTCGCCGTTGCGCCGGGGGGCGATGGAGCGCTGGGAATCCGGCGAGCCGGTCCTCCGCAGCCTGGCGGAAAGTCTCGGGATCCAGCACGGGGGCGCGGAACCGTCGGAGATCGATGACTACGCCGTGGCGATGGTGCTCGGCGCTGTCAACGACGCACTGCTGGAGCTGGAGGGCGAGCGGCAGAAGCGGGGCATCGAGCAGGCCGCCTTCGACAACGTCTGGCGTGGCTTCTGA
- the msrA gene encoding peptide-methionine (S)-S-oxide reductase MsrA, whose product MTNDQQKALLAGGCFWGMQDLIRTLPGVVTTRVGYSGGDTPDATYRNHGNHAEAIEIVFDPAVTDYRTILEYFFQIHDPTTKNRQGGDIGADYRSAIFYVDDEQKRVAEDTIADVEASGLWPGKVVTEVAPAGAFWEAEPEHQDYLQKYPEGYTCHFPRPNWQLPKRAEI is encoded by the coding sequence ATGACCAACGACCAACAGAAGGCGCTGCTGGCGGGCGGATGCTTCTGGGGCATGCAGGATCTGATCCGGACGCTCCCCGGTGTCGTGACCACACGCGTGGGATACAGCGGTGGCGACACCCCCGATGCCACGTACCGCAACCACGGGAACCACGCCGAGGCGATCGAGATCGTCTTCGACCCCGCGGTGACCGACTACCGCACGATCCTCGAGTACTTCTTCCAGATTCACGATCCGACCACGAAGAACCGGCAGGGCGGCGACATAGGCGCGGACTACCGCTCCGCCATCTTCTACGTCGACGACGAGCAGAAGCGTGTCGCCGAAGACACCATCGCCGATGTCGAGGCTTCCGGCCTGTGGCCCGGAAAGGTGGTCACCGAGGTCGCGCCGGCCGGTGCGTTCTGGGAGGCCGAACCGGAGCACCAGGACTATCTCCAGAAGTACCCCGAGGGCTACACCTGCCACTTCCCGCGGCCGAACTGGCAGCTGCCGAAGCGCGCGGAGATCTGA
- a CDS encoding AI-2E family transporter, producing MGREEWLKRLRAKGQRAAQPTPRERAVDAPEPGSPGSAVPAARHRPPPATAVPWGVRVAAEAGWRLLVIAATLWVLVQAISAVRVLVLAFVASLLITALLQSTVARLHRHGVSQGLATAITALLGFALLGLVGWFVVWQVMTNLAELSSRLQDGIEDAKRWLLNSPFHVTEAQIDDLTRMLRDGIGSSREQLADAGLQGVTVVLELLTGSLLALFSTLFLLYDGPRIWRWSLKFAPAPARPALAGAGPRAWDTLTAYVHGTLIVAFIDAVCIGLGIYILGVPLAVPLAVVVFAGAFIPLVGAVVSGLLAVVVAFVANGVFTALLVLIIVLGVQQLEGHILQPFILGRAVRVHPLAVIFSVTAGGLVAGIGGAVVAVPLVAVANTVAGYLLNRPAEPQPGTAGPGHRADGP from the coding sequence GTGGGACGTGAGGAATGGTTGAAGCGCCTCCGCGCCAAGGGGCAGAGAGCGGCCCAACCAACGCCTCGGGAACGGGCTGTCGACGCTCCTGAGCCGGGCTCGCCGGGCTCCGCCGTGCCTGCCGCCCGTCACCGACCGCCACCGGCCACGGCAGTCCCGTGGGGCGTTCGCGTAGCCGCGGAAGCCGGGTGGCGCCTCCTCGTCATCGCGGCCACGCTCTGGGTGCTGGTGCAGGCCATCAGCGCCGTGCGCGTGCTCGTGCTCGCCTTCGTGGCATCGCTCCTCATCACCGCGCTGCTCCAGTCCACCGTGGCCCGTCTCCACCGGCACGGAGTGTCGCAAGGGCTGGCCACCGCCATCACGGCACTCCTCGGCTTCGCCCTGCTGGGGCTCGTCGGATGGTTCGTCGTCTGGCAGGTCATGACCAATCTGGCCGAGCTCTCGAGCCGCCTCCAGGACGGTATCGAGGACGCCAAACGCTGGCTGCTGAACAGCCCCTTCCACGTCACGGAAGCGCAGATCGACGACCTCACCCGGATGCTGAGGGACGGAATCGGCTCCAGCAGGGAACAACTGGCCGATGCCGGCCTCCAGGGTGTGACCGTCGTCCTGGAACTGCTCACCGGTTCCCTGCTGGCCCTGTTCTCCACGCTGTTCCTGCTCTACGACGGGCCGCGCATCTGGAGATGGAGCCTCAAGTTCGCCCCGGCTCCCGCCCGCCCCGCACTCGCCGGCGCCGGTCCCCGTGCGTGGGACACCCTCACCGCGTACGTCCACGGCACACTCATCGTCGCCTTCATCGACGCCGTCTGCATCGGCCTGGGCATCTACATCCTCGGTGTCCCCCTGGCCGTGCCCCTCGCCGTCGTCGTCTTCGCCGGCGCGTTCATCCCCCTGGTGGGCGCGGTCGTCTCGGGACTGCTGGCCGTCGTCGTCGCCTTCGTCGCCAACGGCGTGTTCACCGCGCTGCTGGTCCTGATCATCGTGCTCGGCGTGCAGCAGCTCGAGGGACACATCCTCCAGCCGTTCATCCTCGGCCGCGCGGTCCGCGTGCATCCGCTGGCGGTCATCTTCTCGGTGACCGCAGGAGGGCTGGTGGCCGGCATCGGGGGCGCTGTCGTCGCCGTACCCCTGGTCGCGGTGGCCAACACCGTGGCCGGCTACCTGCTGAACCGGCCGGCCGAGCCGCAGCCCGGAACGGCCGGCCCGGGGCATCGGGCTGACGGACCCTGA
- a CDS encoding alpha/beta hydrolase has protein sequence MPGPISGRRRRAAWCVAMLLPCVLLTTGATAPPAVRGGGSGAAAPTWRPCEEEAQRGFECATLDVPLDYDRPVGESIDLALIRRRATGPSERLGSLFFNPGGPGGAGTHALPAWYERYFPAELRERFDIVSWDPRGVGRSTAVRCFGSAEEATAWWARQPAGFPVGEKERQAWFAGRAELAKGCKQRAAKLLPYVSTPDSARDLDRLRQAVGDEQLSYWGISYGTFLGAVYANLFPDKVGGLLLDGNVDPLGYADGAMTAPARLTTALRMGSDLGSAATLDQFLDLCGQGPASRCAFSARSPGATRTKLTTLMERLRRRPVGDWTYAKTVDTVRSSLYFVTPGWTDAAETLQTLWQGRAPSLPAAPESTAYPGFEQEAAVVCSESPNPRVLSRYAELDAFSAARAGDLGRRWVGDYEWCGQWPATAAHRYTGPWNRPTAHPILVVNPTYDPATSYRAAEVMARELADARLLTLQGYGHTALVNPSTCVNRYAVRYFITGALPPAGATCRQDTPPFGPAEATKPTMPTGGIAAGGGGLAEARIH, from the coding sequence ATGCCAGGCCCGATATCCGGCCGGCGAAGGCGCGCCGCGTGGTGCGTCGCGATGCTGCTGCCGTGTGTACTCCTGACCACCGGTGCCACCGCACCGCCGGCCGTTCGTGGTGGGGGCTCCGGGGCAGCGGCACCGACATGGCGGCCGTGCGAGGAAGAGGCACAGCGGGGATTCGAGTGCGCGACGCTGGACGTTCCGCTCGACTACGACCGTCCGGTCGGAGAGAGCATCGATCTCGCTCTGATCCGGCGCCGAGCCACCGGCCCTTCCGAGAGGCTCGGGTCGCTGTTCTTCAACCCCGGCGGCCCCGGCGGAGCCGGCACCCATGCCCTGCCCGCCTGGTACGAACGGTACTTCCCGGCCGAGCTGCGCGAACGTTTCGACATCGTCAGCTGGGATCCCCGCGGTGTGGGCCGCAGCACCGCGGTGCGCTGCTTCGGCAGCGCGGAGGAGGCGACCGCCTGGTGGGCGCGGCAGCCGGCGGGATTCCCGGTCGGGGAGAAAGAACGACAGGCCTGGTTCGCCGGGAGGGCCGAGCTGGCCAAGGGCTGCAAGCAGCGGGCCGCGAAGCTGCTGCCGTATGTCTCCACCCCTGACAGCGCCCGCGACCTGGACCGGCTGCGCCAGGCGGTGGGGGACGAACAGCTCAGCTACTGGGGCATCTCGTACGGCACGTTTCTCGGTGCCGTCTACGCGAACCTCTTCCCCGACAAGGTGGGCGGCCTGCTCCTGGACGGCAACGTCGACCCCCTCGGCTACGCGGACGGAGCCATGACCGCACCAGCGCGGCTGACCACCGCGTTGCGCATGGGCTCGGACCTGGGGTCGGCCGCGACACTGGATCAGTTCCTCGACCTGTGCGGTCAAGGCCCGGCATCACGCTGCGCGTTCTCCGCCCGCAGCCCGGGTGCCACCCGCACCAAACTGACCACTCTGATGGAACGGCTCCGACGCCGACCGGTCGGTGACTGGACCTACGCCAAGACCGTGGACACCGTGCGGTCCTCGCTCTACTTCGTCACGCCGGGGTGGACCGACGCGGCCGAGACACTGCAGACGCTGTGGCAGGGACGCGCTCCGAGCCTGCCGGCGGCCCCTGAGAGCACGGCCTACCCGGGCTTCGAGCAGGAGGCCGCCGTCGTCTGCTCCGAGAGCCCCAACCCTCGTGTCCTCAGCCGCTATGCCGAACTCGACGCGTTCAGCGCGGCACGCGCGGGCGACCTCGGCCGCCGCTGGGTGGGGGACTACGAGTGGTGCGGCCAGTGGCCGGCGACAGCGGCCCACCGCTACACGGGCCCGTGGAACCGCCCCACCGCGCACCCGATCCTGGTCGTCAATCCCACCTACGACCCGGCCACGTCCTATCGGGCCGCCGAGGTCATGGCCCGCGAACTGGCCGACGCCCGCCTGCTGACCCTCCAGGGGTACGGCCACACCGCCCTGGTCAATCCCAGCACCTGCGTGAACCGGTACGCCGTGCGCTACTTCATCACCGGCGCGCTGCCGCCCGCCGGCGCCACCTGCCGACAGGACACCCCGCCGTTCGGCCCGGCCGAGGCGACCAAGCCGACCATGCCGACCGGTGGCATCGCCGCGGGCGGGGGTGGACTCGCCGAGGCGCGCATCCACTGA